ATCGTACTGGAGAGAGAGGAGGTGGGAGACCCCCTGTGAGATCGCTTCGTCAAGCTTCGTAGTGGTTACAACCTCAGGCATATTCCTCCTCCTTCGTCAACGCACGTACTGCACTGACTACCGCGTCGGGAAGCTCGTCTTCCGGGACGTTGCGCTGCGCGATCTTTCCGCGCACGTAGATCGTGCCCACGCCCGCTCCGCCGACGAGGCCAACATCTGCCTCGCTTGCCTCCCCGATCCCGTTTACCACGCAGCCCATCAATGCCACGGTGAGCGGGATGGACACGTCCTTCAGTTCCGCCTGCACCTTCTCCGCGATGGTGAGAAGGTCGATCTCGGTGCGGCCGCACGTCGGGCAGACGCGATAGGTGATCCCGCGCTGCCGCAGCCCGAGGGCGCGCAGGATCGCGTAGGCGACGTGCACCTCCTCCACCGGGTCGCCGGTGAGCGACACGCGCACGGTGTCCCCCAGCCCCTCGGCAAGGAGGATCCCCAGCCCGACGGCGGAGCGGATCGCCCCCTCCCACGGGGTTCCCGCCTCGGTGATCCCGATGTGGAGCGGATAGTCGACCTCGCGCACGATCATGCGGTAGGCGGCGATCGTCATCGGAACGTCGGTCCCTTTCAGCGAGATCACGATGTCGTGGAACCCGTGCTCCTCGAGGATGCGCACCTCGCGCAGGGCGCTCTCCACCATCCCTTCCGCCGTTGCCTCCCCGTGCGGGCCGCGGAACTCGGGGGCGAGCGATCCCGAGTTCGCCCCGACCCGGATCGGGATCCCCGCGGCCTTCGCTGCCTCCACCACCTCCCCGATCTTGTCCGGGTCGGTGATGTTCCCCGGGTTGAGGCGCAGCTTGTCGACCCCGGCTTCGATTGCGGCGAGGGCGAGCCGGTGACTGAAGTGGATGTCGGCGACGAGCGGGAGGGAGATCCGCTCCTTGATCGCAGGGAGGGCATCCGCTGCGGCCTGGTCCGGAACCGCGACGCGCACGATCTCGCATCCCGCGGCGTGCAATCGGTTTATCTGGGCGACGGTCGCCTCCACGTCGCGGGTGTCGGTGTTGGTCATCGATTGCACGACGATCGGTGCTTCGCCCCCGATCACCACACCACCAACGTTCACCGCCCTCCGCGTCACGCTGCACCTCCGGCGAACTCCCGCACAAGCGCCCCGATCCCCCGGCCGATCGCCCGGCCGGCCCGGATCGCGGCGAGCCCGGCTTTGATCGCGGCGATCGGGTGACGGAGCGCGTCACCGGCCCCGGTCAGGGGAAGCTCAACCCCGGCCGGATCGAGGACGCTCTTCACGGCGAGGAATGAGACCCCGTTATCATCCGCCCACTCGGCCAGCTTTCCTGCTTCCATCTCCACTCCCAGCGCCTTTGTCTCGGTGTGCAGCCGTTGTTTCTCTTCTTTTTTTCCGATCACCCGCGCCGCGGTGACGAGCCGTCCCGGAGCGGGGTGAATCCCCTCCCGCGCGAGCGCGGCCCGCGCCCGGGTTAACAGCTCGGGGGCGATCGCGATCGCCCGCCCGCGGTGGATCACCTCGGTCGCCAGGATCAGATCCCCAATCCCGAGCCTCGGATCGAGCCCGCCACAGAACCCAGTCGAGATGAGAAGATCAGGCCTTCCCCCTGCTGTGATCGCCCGCGCGAATCCGGACGGCGCTCCGACCCGGACGCGCACCACCCGCGTCCCCGGGATCTTCGGAATCCACGCCGTCTCGAGTCGGAAGCAGGCCGCCACCACGATCATCCCCCCCGCTCACCCCGCGCCAGAGTCAACAGGTCGCGCGGCTTGGACAGGGCCTCGAGGATGCTCGCCCCCTCGAACCCGGAGTGCATCATGCAGTTCGTGCACCGGCGATCCTTGCCCGGCCCGTATCTCTCCCACAGCTTAGGATCGAACAGCTCGTTCACGTCCTCCACGTGCTCGTCGGCGAGGATGTAGCACGGCTTCCGCCATCCGAGCACGGTGTAGGTCGGAGTCGTCCACGCAGCGCACGGGTAATCCCGCTCCCCGCGGAGGAAGTCGAGATACAGCGGGTTGTTGTAGAACGGGAACCCCTTGGTCGGATCGAGGACCTTGCGGAACACCTCGATCGATTCCTGCCGCTCGAGGAAGAGCTCGCGGTCGGAGACGTCCTTGTACGCGTAGCCCGGGGAGACCATCAACCCCTCCACCCCAAGCTCGGTGAGGAGCGCGAACAGCTTGTGCAGGTCCTCGACGTCGGATCCGTGGAACAGGGTCGTGTTCGTGTTCACCCGGAACCCGCGTTTGATCGCCTCCTTGAGCCCAGCGATCGCCGTGGCGTACGTCCCCTTCCGCTGCGTCACGTAGTCGTGGATCTTCTCCGTCCCGTCCAGGTGGACGACGAACGAGAAGTAGGGGGTCGGCTTGAACAGGTCGAGCTTCTCCTGGAGGAGCAGCCCGTTCGTGCACAGGTAGATGAACCGCTTCTCGGCGATGATCGCCTTTACGATCTCCCCGATCTGGGGATGGAGGAGCGGTTCGCCGCCGGCGATCGATACGATCGGTGCCCCGGAGGCGTGCACCGCCTCCAGCGACTGCTCTACCGTCAGGCGCCGGCCGAGGACGCTCTTGTACTCCTCTACTCTTCCGCACCCGATGCAGTGGAGGTTGCACGCCTCGAGTGGTTCGAGCATCGTGACGAACGGGAAGTACTTCCTCCCCTTCGCCTTCTGCGCCATGATATACCGCGCCATCGTCAGATCCAACTTAAGTGGTCGTTTCATTTCTCTCTCCTTGCCAGATAGTCTATCAACTCGGTCATCTTCTCCTTATGGGGGAACGGAAGCGCAGCGAGAATCTCCTCAGCCCTGCCGAGATGCTCCTTCACCATCCGTTCTGCGATTTCCTTCGCTCCGAGCCGCTCGAGCACCGTCACCACGGCGGTCACATCGGCGTCGGTCAGGCCCTCCTTTTGGTACGTCTCGACGAGGATGGTGCGATCGGCTCCGCCGGCGCGGGACAGGCCGACTACGACCGGAAGCGACTTCTTCCGGCGGCGGATGTCCGAACCGAGGGGTTTTCCGGTCACTTCGCCGTTCCCCCAGATACCGAGAATGTCGTCGCGGATCTGAAATGCCCGTCCCAACGCCATACCAAGATCGGACAACCTATTGAGGGTCTCCGCTTCCGCTCCTGCCACGAGCCCGCCCAGGGTGAACGAGCCCCGAATGAGGGCCCCTGTCTTCTTGTCGATCATCTCCATGTACTCGTCCACGGTCGCTTCCCGTGTCTCGAACGAGAGATCGAGTCCCTGCCCCTCGATCATCTCGATCGTGGCGGAAACGAGGGCCGCCGTGATCTGCGGGCCAGCGGAGAGCGCCTCCCGGATCGCGATCGCCGCCATCAGGTCGCCGGCGTTTATCCCCTGCGCGATCCCGTGCAGGGACCACACGGTCGGGCGGCCGCGGCGCAGCCTGTCACCGTCTTGGATGTCGTCGTGGATGAGGGAGAAGTTGTGGATGAGCTCGATCCCGACCGCAGCGGGGAGGGCTCTCCTCGGATCCGCCCCGAGCTCGGTCGCGGTGAACAGGACGAGGCTCGGGCGCAGGAGCTTTCCCAGGTTCTCCCTCCGGGCTCCGGTCTCGTCCTCCAGACCGACGTGGTACCGGAGGACCGGATGCAGGAGGGAGGTGCCAGCGAGCGCCCCTTCCAGCCCGGAGACGATCAGATCCCTGAACTCCGTCAATATCCTCGGTGTAGTCATCTTTCCGGTGATAACCTCACTATTCCCAGCCGTTCCGCCGCCTCCACAAGCTCGGCCGCGGAGTGGGCGTTGAGCTTGCGCATCAGCCGCGCACGGTGGTTGCGCACCGTGTGGAGGCTGCGCGACATGATCTGCGCGATCTCCGCGTTCCTCTTCCCCTCCACGATCAGCTGGAGGACCTCCCGCTCCCGCTCCGTCAGGGACGGCCCCTCTTCCTTCAGCTCTGGAATTCCGTCCGGGAAGTAGGTCTTCCCCGCCGCGACCGCCGCGATCGCCGCAAGCAGCCGCGTGGGAGCCTCGTCCTTCGGGACGTAGCCGTGCGCCCCGGCTTGGGCCGCGTGGGCTACGTAGCCTTGATCCGCGTACATCGAGAGGACGATCACCCGCGTATCCGGCGAAATCCGCTTCAACCTCCGGATGGAGTCGATCCCGTTCAGGATCGGCATCGATATGTCGACGAGGGCGAGGTCGGGACGCTCCCTTCGGATCACCCGCAGGAGGGCGCGCCCGTCCCCCGCCTCCCCCACGACCTCGATCCCGGAGGATGAGAGGAGGGAAGCGATCCCCTCGCGCACGAGGGCATGATCATCTCCTAACACCACCCTAATTCTATTCACTCCGTAAGTTTACTGGAAATGGAGCTTCGGCGTAATGGGGAAAATGTATCAATCCCGCGCTTCGAGCCTGATCCTCCTGGCATGCGCGATCAGGCCGGCACGGGTGTGGATCCCGAGCTTCTCCATCAGCCGGGCGCAGTGGTTGGCGACCGTCCGCGGGCTGATCCCGAGGAGCGCCGCGATCTCGGCATCCTCCTTTCCCTCTCCGAGGAGGGAAAGGACGTCCTGCTCCCGCTCGGTCAACCCGAAGCTCGGCCGTTCCAGGGTCCCCTTCACCGCCGCGTCGATCGCCGCATACAGGGTGTCGGCCGAGGCTGACTTGGAGACGAGCCCACACGCCCCGGCGGCGACGGCCGCGGCGGCGTACTCCGGCTCGTCGTACATCGTGAGGACGAGGATTCTCGTGTTCGGGGAAGCAGCGATGAGGTCGGGAATCGCGCTCAGCCCGTCGCGGTCGGGGAGGGAGAGGTCGAGGAGGAGAAGATCGGGGGACGCACGGCGGACGAGCGCGAGCGCGGACGCGGCGTCGGCCGCCTCTCCGATCACGTCGTAGCGGGCGGAGAGGAGCCGGACCAATCCAGCGCGGACGAGGGCATGGTCATCGACGATCGCGATTCTTATCCCCGGCATACGGGACCTCCACCTCGAGCCGCGTCCCTTCCCCGGGTCGGGAGGATACCGACATCCTCCCCCCGATCCCCTCCACCCGCTCCCTGATCCCGCGCAGGCCGAGGCCGGGGACGGCGGCATGGTCGAACCCGATTCCGTCGTCGGTGACAACGAGGACGATCGCCCCCTCCCGCTGCTCCACCGCGATCTCGACGTGCCGCGCCTGCGCGTGCGCCTCGATGTTCCGGAGCGCCTCCTGGGCGGCGGAGAAGAGGAGCCCCTCGTGCTCCTGGGGAAGCCGCTCGGTGATCTCAACGCGCACCCTCACATCCACATTTCCCGCCTCCTCCACCATCCTGCCGAGCCGGCGGAGCGACGGGCCGAGCCCGAGGTCGTCGAGGAGGGGAGGGCGGAGGGAGTGGGCGAGGTCGCGCGTCTGAGAGATCGCCCGATCGATCAGTCCTTGGGCCCGAGTGACATCCCCCCCGGCAGCGAGCTCGAGCTTGACCGCAGCGAGGGTCTGGCCGAGCTCGTCGTGGAGCACACGCGCGATCCGGCGGCGCTCCTCATCCTGGGCGGAGAGGATCCGCTGGGAGAGCTTGGAGAGCTCCCGCTCGCGGGCGCGGAGGGCCCTGTTCTTCCGGGCGTAGATCTCGGTGAACGCACGCACCGTATAGGAGAGCGCCCCGTACACCCCGGCCGCCCCGGCAAGGATCGTGGTCAGGTTGTAGGCCAGGTTCCGGTACGGGGCCTCATAGGGCGGGAACAAGGAACGATGTGGAATCACGCCGAAATACTCGAGGATCACCAGGCTGGAGTAGAGGAGAACCACAAGACCGGTGATCAGGTACCCCTGCAGCTCGGGGAGGAAGAAGTTTGCGTAGATAACGGTGAATACATAGAAGATGACCCCGATCCACTCGCTCCCCCCCATCAAGTGGATCAGTGCAGTGATCAGGACGATCTCAGCGATGAAGAACCCGGCGTGCGCCCAATGAAGGCCGGTAGGGTTCGTCTGCCGCTCGATCAGGTACTTGAACGGGAAGGTGAGGAGGAACCAGACGAGGGGGGCGTAGAACAGCGGGTTCAGATAGCTGATCTTGGTCAGTAAGATGACGATGAGGGCGATCGCGGAGAATGCCCCGAGGGTGATCCTCCGCGCCATCACCGTCTTGATGACGGTCGCCTTCAGCTCGGCGAAGTCCGGATCGGAGACCATCGCGCCTTTACTTGAGGGTCGGCGGGATGACGATCTTTCCGAAGTTTTTCTCGTATTTTGCGATGTTCTCCCCGATAGCACCGTACAGCCGCTTCATGTGCCCGGGGTTGAGGATGATCCGCGACACGAGGAGGGCTTGATCGGCCTCCGGGGTCTGCGTCTGGGGATCGACGAACAGAAAGTCGATGATGAACTCCTCCTTGCGGTGAGAGATGAGGGCGAGGTTCGAATAGTTCCCCCGTCGCGTTTCGTTGTCCGCAGTAATCCGCATCTGCCTATCTACCACTTTCTACCACCTCCGTTTGTTGTCGGAAGATGGTAGCCCCTACGCGGATGGCGAACAACTACGGGATGAGGTAACGGGTGAAGAACCGCTCCACTGTCTCCCGGTGGCGCCCAGGGATCAGGATATGGTGGTTGCCGAGCGGTTCGGTCAGGATCGAAGCGATCTCCCCTTCCACCGCGATCGCAAGCTGGGTGCGGCACAGGTCCTCCCGTGGTGGGACCGCCTCGATCACTCCCTCCCGCACGAACAGGCGATCGAGTCGTTCCCCACCGAGGCGGAGGATGGTGCACGGCCCCGGAGGGATTTTCGCGGCGATCCCGACTCCAATACCCGATTCGAAGTGGCTGCGCACCGCGTACCCTGACGCAAGGGATAACGGACAGGTGCAATGCGCAAGGTGGATCTTCCCGCCGTTGAGGTCAACGGAGGTGACGTTTCCCATGAATGTCACCTGTCCGGATAAGAGGCTCCCGAGGTAGAGGGAGAACAGGGCCTGCAGATCCCCCTCGCATCCTGCCGGCACCCGCTCGTCGTTCAGACGGGATAAGGCATAGCATCCCGTGTTTTGAATCCGGGTGACCAGATCGAAGCATCGGATCGTGAACGCCGCGAGATGATGTTCATCCACCAGCTCGCGGATCGCGGCGTAGATCGCCACCGCGCCCTGCAGCTCCTCCACGCTCGGCTCAGCCACCGTCTCCGCTTCCTTGGTAAACCGGGAGACGTCGCGCCGCGGGGTGCGGACCCGCTCCACCCGCGCGATCACTTCATCGATCGGGATCTTGATGAGCTCGATCCCCAGCCTCCCTTTGAGGAAGGCGCGGTCGACATCACTCGCCACCAACCACTCCGATGGTTCACCGATCAGCCCGATCCGACTGAACCGGAGCTCCTCCCACGCCGTGGCGACCCGCAGCTCGCGTGCCAGCTCGACAGCGATCTCCTCGGGGGAACCAAACAGGATCCTCCCTTCCCCTCCGTCCTGACGGATGCGCGCCAGGATCTCGAGGGCCGCTGGAAGGGAATTGTGGCCCGGATGGGCAATGAGGATCGCCGGGGGTGGGAGCTGGGATACGACCTTCAACACCTCCCGTTCCACTCCGCCGGTGAGCACGAGGACAGCGGGCAAACCGGTGCCGGTAGGGAACTCCGCCTCGGACACGGAGAACCCGCCTGCGGCCTCGATCCCGGACAGGATCTCCTGCTTCAGCCGAGCGATCTCCCGCTTCCCGTGGAGGGGAGAAGCCTGCACGATCACTTCCACCTTGTCCATGTCCTGATCCTATGCGGGAATGAACGGCCGCGGGATGTAAGGCTGGACCTGAAAACCGGACACCGATGACCCGACGACCTCCCGGTTGGGTGAAAAATACAGGAACAGATGCCGTCGCCGTTGACGCAGGGGATAGAGGTGCATATAATCGTGATGGGACGGCGGCGTAGCCAAGTGGCAAGGCAAGGGACTGCAAATCCCTCATTCCCCGGTTCGAATCCGGGCGTCGCCTCCATGGGTGGTTAGCTCAGCTGGGAGAGCGCATGCTTGACGTGCATGAGGCCAGAGGTTCGAGTCCTCTACCACCCATTTCTCTTGCATCGCATCCCTCCGCTGCGATATAGTAGCTAAAACCTACTTCTCTAATCGGATATAAGGAGGGAAAATGCGAAGGATACTGGTTTTTGCGTTCTTGGCGACCATCGGACTCGGGTGGATCGGGCTCGCCGCGCCGAAGATATCGGTCGACCAGGCGGTGTACGACTTCGGCGAGGTGGTCGCCGGAATTGCGGTTACCCATACGTTCGTCCTCACCAACGTCGGGGACGCCGCGCTCACCATCACTCGGGTGCGGACGAGCTGCGGCTGCACGACGACCGCCCTCACCAAAACGACCCTCGCGCCAGGAGAGTCGGTGGAACTGACCGCGACGTTCGACACCACCCATTACAGCGGGAAGGTGGGTAAGAGCGTCTATGTGGAATCGAACGACCCGCATACCCCGAAGCTCGTGTTGGTCTTGACCGGGACAGTGAAGCGGGGTGAACCATACAACATCTCCGTTGCTGATCTGAATTACCTGTTCTACATCCTGATCGATCTGCGCAGTCCGGATGACTACGCCGCGGCTCACCTGTTCGGGGCGATCAACATCCCGTACGATCAGCTCTCCGGCTGGTACAACCGGCTTCCAAAAGGGATCCTCATCGTCCTGTACGATCAGGACGGCTCCCTCTCCGACAAAGCAGCGCAGGAGATGATCGCCGCCGGGTTCCCACAGGCGAAGAGCCTTCTCGGCGGACTGAACGAGTGGATGCGCTTGTACAAAGCAAGGTTCGTCCTCACCGCGGAATAGGAGGCTCGGTTGCCCGTGGTGGACTCCGCGGGTATCATATGCCTAAATAGGCATATAGGAGAGGACATGAAAGATTGGAGCGAGGCGTTTAGTGCGCTCGGAAATCCTGAGCGCCTGCGCCTCTTCCTTCTTCTCGTTCACCAGGATGAAGCAGGGGGGCTCTGCGTGTGCGAATTGGTGGAGGCGCTGGGGATCCCGCAGTACCGGGTCTCCAAGCACCTGGGAGCGCTGCGCCGAGCTGGATTGATCACGAACGTCCGCACAGGAAGGTGGGCGTATTACAGCGTGGCGTGCTCGCAGCCGGCCAAGGACCTCTCGACTTTCCTCCGGAAGGCGCTCCCCGCTTCGAAGGTCGCCGCTGAACTCGAACAGCTGAGGGAGAGCCTCTCTTTGCGGGTGAACGGGCGCTGCGTCTCGGAGAAGAGGCGGGGAAGGGGCGAAGATACCTGAGGATTGTGAAGGAGGAAGAGTGAAATCGAAGCGGAGTTTGGTCCTTCTCGTCGCGTTGCTTCTTGGCGTGCTCTTCGCCTACGGCGCCTGGGGGACACAGCTTGTGATGTTCTACGAGGACGGATGTCCGCATTGCGCGCGGATAGAGGCGTTCTTGAACTCGATCGCCCCGAAGTATCCGACCCTGGAGATCACGCGCTACGAGATCCACGATCCGGCCGCGCACGACCTCCTCGACCAGCTTCTGACCGCGTACAACGCCGAGCTCGGACCGGTTCCGATCATCTTCATCGGAGATGTGGCGTTCGTCGGGGGGACGTTCTACGGTCTCTACCCGGAGCCGACGACGGTCAGTGGACGAGCGGAGGAGATGCAGCTCGAACAGGTTATCCAACAGGCGATTGAGGAAGACGCCCCCTCCCCACTCTCCCGGATCGAGGGGAAGTCGGGGAGCGGACTGGCCAAGTCCCTCACCATCCCGGCAGTAGTCCTCGCCGCCGCCGCCGACTCGGTGAACCCGTGCACGTTCGCCGTCCTCGTCCTCCTCCTCGGGACCCTCCTCGTCGCCGGGAAGCGAGGGAAGGTCCTCCAGGCCGGGCTGGCGTTCATCGCTGCGATCTACATCTCCTATTTCTTGATGGGGATCGGGATATTCTCCGCGATCCAGGCGGCCGGGGTGCAGCGTCCGTTCGTCATCGCCGTCTCCGGGCTCGCCATCCTCCTCGGGCTGTGGAACATGAAGGACTACTTCGCCTACGGGAAGTGGTTCACGATCGAGGTTCCCGATCGGTGGCGTCCGCTCGTCAAGCGGATCACGTCATCGGTCGTCTCCGTCCCTGGTGCATTCGCGGTCGGGGTGCTCGACTCCCTGTTCCTCCTTCCCTGCTCCTCCGGGCCGTACATCGCGATCCTCGCGCTCCTGTCCAAGACGACGACCAGGACGCAAGGGATCGGACTCCTCTTGTTCTACAACTTGATTTTCATCATGCCGCTGATCATCATCACCGGGGCGGTCCACTTCGGGTACACGACCACGGCCCGGGCGGAGCGGTGGCGCTCGGCGCGACTCGGGAAGCTCCACCTCGTCTCCGGGCTGATCATGTTCCTCCTCGGGGTGGGGATGATCATCGCGGTCCAGTTCGGCTATATGTAGGGAGGTGGCTTGAAAACAAGAATCGCATCGGCGTTGCTGGTCTTCCTGGTGGCGGCGGCTGCGTTGGGATTCGGTCAGGTGCAGACTCCGTCCACCGTGCAGACCGGTTCCCAGACCATCTCGCCGACGATCGTCGTATTCTATGCCGCTGGCTGCCCGAATTGCGAGCGGATGGAGGAGATCCTCGACGCCCTCCTCGTCGATCACCCTAACATGACGGTCGCCCGCTACGAGATCGATGCCCCGGGGGCAAGGTCCCTCCTGTGGAAGCTCTCCTCCCGCTACAAGGTCCTGGCGACACAGGTCCCGGTGATATTCGTCGGAGATCAGGCGATCGTCGGTGCAGGAAGGGCGCAGGAGTTCGCCCTGCGAACGGCGATCGACGATTGCGCCACCCTTGGTTGCCCCTCTCCGCTCGATTACGCCGCCGTGGGGGTCCCGAACGACTTCCTGTGGCTCGGGCTGTTCGTCGGGATGTTCCTCCTGTTTCTCCTCTTGCAGCGCTAGTTGCCCTTGTCGCCGAACGGTCCTATACTCTCCAAGATGGAGAAGGATAGATCACACCAACTCAGCAACGAGCAACTCCTCACACGTCTGAGGGAAGCGATCGATGCCGGGATCACCGGAGATGAGCTGGCCCGCCTGAAAGACGAGATCGTGAGGCGCAACGTCGGGTTGGTCAAGTCGATCGCGCTTGAGTTCACAAACTCCGGCGAGGAGCTGGAAGATCTGATCCAGGCCGGTTACATCGGGCTTCTGAACGCAGTGGCCAACTTCGACCTGTCACGCAAGGTCCGTTTCTCAACGTACGCAAGCCATCTCATCCGCGGCGAGATCCGTCACTACATCAGGGACAAGCACGCCCCGGTCCACGTTCCACAGTGGGTCCAGGCGATGAACCGCCGCGTCACCGAGGCGGAGGAGGAGTTCTTCAAGCAGGAGGGGCGCCCCCCAACCTTGC
This sequence is a window from Candidatus Bipolaricaulota bacterium. Protein-coding genes within it:
- the ispG gene encoding flavodoxin-dependent (E)-4-hydroxy-3-methylbut-2-enyl-diphosphate synthase — translated: MTRRAVNVGGVVIGGEAPIVVQSMTNTDTRDVEATVAQINRLHAAGCEIVRVAVPDQAAADALPAIKERISLPLVADIHFSHRLALAAIEAGVDKLRLNPGNITDPDKIGEVVEAAKAAGIPIRVGANSGSLAPEFRGPHGEATAEGMVESALREVRILEEHGFHDIVISLKGTDVPMTIAAYRMIVREVDYPLHIGITEAGTPWEGAIRSAVGLGILLAEGLGDTVRVSLTGDPVEEVHVAYAILRALGLRQRGITYRVCPTCGRTEIDLLTIAEKVQAELKDVSIPLTVALMGCVVNGIGEASEADVGLVGGAGVGTIYVRGKIAQRNVPEDELPDAVVSAVRALTKEEEYA
- the hpnH gene encoding adenosyl-hopene transferase HpnH, translating into MKRPLKLDLTMARYIMAQKAKGRKYFPFVTMLEPLEACNLHCIGCGRVEEYKSVLGRRLTVEQSLEAVHASGAPIVSIAGGEPLLHPQIGEIVKAIIAEKRFIYLCTNGLLLQEKLDLFKPTPYFSFVVHLDGTEKIHDYVTQRKGTYATAIAGLKEAIKRGFRVNTNTTLFHGSDVEDLHKLFALLTELGVEGLMVSPGYAYKDVSDRELFLERQESIEVFRKVLDPTKGFPFYNNPLYLDFLRGERDYPCAAWTTPTYTVLGWRKPCYILADEHVEDVNELFDPKLWERYGPGKDRRCTNCMMHSGFEGASILEALSKPRDLLTLARGERGG
- a CDS encoding polyprenyl synthetase family protein is translated as MTEFRDLIVSGLEGALAGTSLLHPVLRYHVGLEDETGARRENLGKLLRPSLVLFTATELGADPRRALPAAVGIELIHNFSLIHDDIQDGDRLRRGRPTVWSLHGIAQGINAGDLMAAIAIREALSAGPQITAALVSATIEMIEGQGLDLSFETREATVDEYMEMIDKKTGALIRGSFTLGGLVAGAEAETLNRLSDLGMALGRAFQIRDDILGIWGNGEVTGKPLGSDIRRRKKSLPVVVGLSRAGGADRTILVETYQKEGLTDADVTAVVTVLERLGAKEIAERMVKEHLGRAEEILAALPFPHKEKMTELIDYLARREK
- a CDS encoding response regulator transcription factor, with the protein product MVLGDDHALVREGIASLLSSSGIEVVGEAGDGRALLRVIRRERPDLALVDISMPILNGIDSIRRLKRISPDTRVIVLSMYADQGYVAHAAQAGAHGYVPKDEAPTRLLAAIAAVAAGKTYFPDGIPELKEEGPSLTEREREVLQLIVEGKRNAEIAQIMSRSLHTVRNHRARLMRKLNAHSAAELVEAAERLGIVRLSPER
- a CDS encoding response regulator transcription factor; this encodes MPGIRIAIVDDHALVRAGLVRLLSARYDVIGEAADAASALALVRRASPDLLLLDLSLPDRDGLSAIPDLIAASPNTRILVLTMYDEPEYAAAAVAAGACGLVSKSASADTLYAAIDAAVKGTLERPSFGLTEREQDVLSLLGEGKEDAEIAALLGISPRTVANHCARLMEKLGIHTRAGLIAHARRIRLEARD
- a CDS encoding sensor histidine kinase, which produces MVSDPDFAELKATVIKTVMARRITLGAFSAIALIVILLTKISYLNPLFYAPLVWFLLTFPFKYLIERQTNPTGLHWAHAGFFIAEIVLITALIHLMGGSEWIGVIFYVFTVIYANFFLPELQGYLITGLVVLLYSSLVILEYFGVIPHRSLFPPYEAPYRNLAYNLTTILAGAAGVYGALSYTVRAFTEIYARKNRALRARERELSKLSQRILSAQDEERRRIARVLHDELGQTLAAVKLELAAGGDVTRAQGLIDRAISQTRDLAHSLRPPLLDDLGLGPSLRRLGRMVEEAGNVDVRVRVEITERLPQEHEGLLFSAAQEALRNIEAHAQARHVEIAVEQREGAIVLVVTDDGIGFDHAAVPGLGLRGIRERVEGIGGRMSVSSRPGEGTRLEVEVPYAGDKNRDRR
- a CDS encoding DUF3467 domain-containing protein encodes the protein MRITADNETRRGNYSNLALISHRKEEFIIDFLFVDPQTQTPEADQALLVSRIILNPGHMKRLYGAIGENIAKYEKNFGKIVIPPTLK
- a CDS encoding DUF1573 domain-containing protein; amino-acid sequence: MRRILVFAFLATIGLGWIGLAAPKISVDQAVYDFGEVVAGIAVTHTFVLTNVGDAALTITRVRTSCGCTTTALTKTTLAPGESVELTATFDTTHYSGKVGKSVYVESNDPHTPKLVLVLTGTVKRGEPYNISVADLNYLFYILIDLRSPDDYAAAHLFGAINIPYDQLSGWYNRLPKGILIVLYDQDGSLSDKAAQEMIAAGFPQAKSLLGGLNEWMRLYKARFVLTAE
- a CDS encoding winged helix-turn-helix transcriptional regulator; its protein translation is MKDWSEAFSALGNPERLRLFLLLVHQDEAGGLCVCELVEALGIPQYRVSKHLGALRRAGLITNVRTGRWAYYSVACSQPAKDLSTFLRKALPASKVAAELEQLRESLSLRVNGRCVSEKRRGRGEDT
- a CDS encoding thioredoxin family protein; the encoded protein is MKTRIASALLVFLVAAAALGFGQVQTPSTVQTGSQTISPTIVVFYAAGCPNCERMEEILDALLVDHPNMTVARYEIDAPGARSLLWKLSSRYKVLATQVPVIFVGDQAIVGAGRAQEFALRTAIDDCATLGCPSPLDYAAVGVPNDFLWLGLFVGMFLLFLLLQR
- a CDS encoding sigma-70 family RNA polymerase sigma factor, giving the protein MEKDRSHQLSNEQLLTRLREAIDAGITGDELARLKDEIVRRNVGLVKSIALEFTNSGEELEDLIQAGYIGLLNAVANFDLSRKVRFSTYASHLIRGEIRHYIRDKHAPVHVPQWVQAMNRRVTEAEEEFFKQEGRPPTLQELAARVGVDEKQLVEILRGREAMTYVSIDEKRRAEDPNPAVPSIDHFITEKEDGLPLDVRIRIVAAIERLGELQRRVVEGIFYQGKSQAEVGKDLGISQRQVSRMKEAALRALRDKLEPKKDAE